A stretch of Blautia liquoris DNA encodes these proteins:
- a CDS encoding ABC transporter substrate-binding protein, translating to MKRRIFSLMLSVVVLASLTGCGGNSVTSDKSKDKANKETTDNDEVELTLWARQNYYDVCKIASEKYHEKNPHVTIKVAEQTELSDQFAIALSANNEPDIVSMDSVLIPYYSSIGALTDITDKVNEMDFKDTFSEGMIRLSTFEEQQFAVPFGPDVSVLLYNKEHFKEAGLDPDKAPATWDELVEYAEKLTTEDHAGYVYSGGDAGGNMFTFVPYIWSNDGDVLTEDGSKSLLDQPEAIEALQFFCDLTNKYKVTPASVNSYDFGEATDAFTTGKASMVVLGSAAVWNILNGEYGDISIGISLIPAKDGKNFTSFSGGDSLAISRGCKNPEVAWDFIQYCLSEDIQVEELAQYGMIPARSDLFENEYFNERPEFKVTQEALKVGRAPYSLKYNEMYAPFLDGMQAALNEQMTAEEAFTSAAKKINSILEE from the coding sequence ATGAAAAGAAGAATTTTTAGTTTAATGTTGTCGGTTGTGGTTCTAGCTAGTTTAACGGGGTGTGGAGGCAATTCTGTGACATCGGATAAGTCGAAAGACAAAGCCAATAAAGAAACAACGGACAATGATGAAGTTGAATTGACATTATGGGCACGTCAAAATTATTATGATGTTTGCAAAATTGCATCAGAAAAGTATCATGAGAAAAACCCACATGTTACAATCAAAGTGGCTGAACAGACGGAACTGTCAGATCAATTTGCAATTGCGTTATCGGCTAATAACGAACCGGATATTGTTTCTATGGATAGTGTTTTAATTCCTTACTACTCATCAATTGGTGCATTAACTGATATTACAGATAAGGTAAATGAAATGGATTTTAAAGATACTTTTAGTGAGGGTATGATTCGTTTATCTACTTTTGAAGAGCAGCAATTTGCTGTCCCTTTTGGACCCGATGTATCTGTTTTGCTATATAATAAGGAACATTTTAAGGAAGCGGGGTTGGATCCGGACAAGGCTCCTGCCACGTGGGATGAATTAGTGGAGTATGCAGAAAAATTAACGACGGAGGATCATGCTGGATATGTTTATAGCGGTGGAGATGCGGGTGGAAATATGTTTACTTTTGTCCCCTATATCTGGAGTAATGATGGAGATGTGTTGACAGAAGATGGTTCTAAATCCTTGTTGGATCAACCGGAGGCGATTGAGGCTTTACAATTTTTTTGTGATTTAACGAATAAATATAAAGTTACACCTGCAAGTGTTAATTCCTATGATTTTGGTGAGGCGACAGATGCTTTTACCACTGGTAAAGCGAGCATGGTAGTTCTGGGAAGTGCTGCGGTCTGGAATATATTAAATGGGGAGTATGGAGATATTTCTATCGGTATTTCGTTGATTCCAGCAAAAGATGGTAAAAACTTTACATCTTTCTCAGGAGGAGATAGTCTCGCAATTAGCAGAGGATGTAAAAATCCAGAGGTGGCATGGGATTTCATTCAATATTGTTTATCAGAAGATATACAAGTTGAAGAACTGGCACAATATGGAATGATACCTGCACGGTCTGATTTGTTTGAGAATGAATATTTTAATGAAAGACCGGAGTTTAAAGTGACACAAGAAGCATTAAAAGTAGGACGCGCGCCTTATAGCTTGAAATATAATGAAATGTATGCACCTTTTTTGGATGGGATGCAGGCGGCATTAAATGAACAAATGACTGCGGAAGAAGCATTTACGAGTGCTGCCAAAAAGATTAACTCTATACTAGAAGAATAG
- a CDS encoding AraC family transcriptional regulator, which produces MEYITLSTPPFPYFIHAGSALYRPGDRHRRRSNLNVFDIIFVEYGDLYMSDGENSYHLAENDALILHPNRTHYGYKNCSAETYFHWLHFYTTGEYTYSNSIKNESYDPYKANVYTISSSNIVIPSFQTLTQDRGTTLLNLLKQVEMVKINKYYPHENSSQAHKGILFYQELLMKILSLIIPNSDTASHNNIAYATLNYLQSHYSDNVTLSDLGNFLNVHPVHIIRCVKREYDVTPNQLLTDIRIKNARNYLLKSSLTCSEIAEMTGFSSPSYFSKVFKRVEGVSPLEYKSINTRDNQKPPAISG; this is translated from the coding sequence ATGGAATATATTACACTTTCAACACCGCCATTCCCTTATTTCATCCACGCTGGTTCTGCATTATATCGTCCCGGCGATCGACATAGACGTCGTTCAAATCTGAATGTATTTGATATTATTTTTGTAGAATATGGAGATCTTTATATGTCGGATGGAGAGAATTCTTACCACTTGGCGGAAAATGATGCATTGATTCTTCATCCAAATCGAACACATTATGGATATAAAAACTGCAGTGCAGAAACCTATTTTCATTGGCTACATTTTTATACAACTGGGGAGTATACTTATTCCAACAGTATAAAAAATGAGTCCTACGACCCATATAAGGCAAATGTATACACAATTTCTTCTTCCAATATTGTAATACCATCCTTCCAAACTCTGACACAAGATAGAGGCACAACATTACTAAATCTCTTAAAACAGGTTGAAATGGTAAAAATCAACAAATACTACCCTCATGAAAACTCATCACAAGCTCATAAGGGAATCCTATTTTATCAGGAATTATTGATGAAAATTTTGTCTTTGATTATTCCAAATAGCGACACAGCATCACACAATAATATTGCATATGCAACATTGAACTATCTGCAAAGTCACTATTCCGATAATGTGACGTTATCGGACTTGGGCAATTTCCTTAATGTCCATCCCGTACATATCATCCGATGCGTGAAAAGGGAATATGACGTAACCCCAAATCAATTGTTGACGGATATTCGAATTAAAAACGCCAGAAATTATTTATTAAAATCTTCTTTAACCTGTTCAGAAATAGCCGAGATGACTGGATTTTCCTCCCCTTCTTATTTTAGTAAAGTATTTAAGCGTGTAGAAGGAGTAAGCCCTCTAGAATACAAGAGCATTAACACTCGCGACAATCAAAAACCGCCAGCCATTTCTGGCTGA
- a CDS encoding carbohydrate ABC transporter permease yields the protein MKKKKFHINPKIIINVVVALLFISPLYWTFITSIKEKAEVYGTPPTLFPKSFSLENYTKIFTINDGIYLSYFFNSLKITIITVFFVCAISVLAGYGFSKLAFPGKGMWMTLIMLALMVPFQALMVPLYNIMSELNLLNSQLSLIFIYATFQTPFCVFMMKNSFDMIPKELGEAAVIDGAGRFRTFSKIYFPLVLSGIVTVGVYSAYTTWNDYIIALVFANTNMKTFNVGLVNMALGDYGTDWGILTSGSFVGLIPILIMFIFLQKYFVKGMMSGALK from the coding sequence TTGAAGAAAAAGAAGTTTCATATAAACCCGAAAATTATTATAAATGTAGTTGTGGCTCTGCTTTTTATTTCGCCATTATATTGGACATTTATTACATCCATAAAAGAAAAGGCAGAAGTTTATGGAACGCCTCCGACATTGTTCCCCAAAAGTTTTTCTCTTGAAAATTACACAAAAATATTTACAATTAATGATGGTATCTATTTATCGTATTTTTTTAATTCGTTAAAGATTACGATCATAACGGTGTTTTTTGTTTGTGCTATTAGTGTGTTAGCGGGATACGGATTCTCAAAATTGGCATTTCCAGGCAAAGGAATGTGGATGACATTGATTATGCTTGCGTTAATGGTACCTTTCCAGGCATTAATGGTGCCGTTATATAACATTATGTCGGAATTAAACTTGCTAAATTCCCAGTTATCTTTGATTTTTATATATGCGACATTTCAAACGCCTTTTTGTGTTTTTATGATGAAGAATTCCTTTGATATGATTCCCAAGGAACTAGGTGAAGCTGCGGTGATTGATGGTGCAGGAAGATTTAGAACCTTTTCAAAAATATACTTTCCGCTTGTTTTGTCCGGCATCGTTACAGTAGGAGTTTATTCAGCCTATACGACATGGAATGATTACATCATTGCATTAGTTTTTGCTAATACAAATATGAAAACGTTTAATGTTGGACTGGTGAATATGGCACTCGGAGATTACGGAACAGATTGGGGAATACTAACCTCGGGTTCTTTTGTCGGATTGATACCTATTCTCATTATGTTCATATTTCTACAAAAATACTTTGTAAAAGGCATGATGAGTGGTGCATTAAAATAA
- a CDS encoding ABC transporter ATP-binding protein has product MGTPAIELKHITKRFAKVLANDDISMKIGEGEVVALLGENGAGKSTIMKILYGLYHATSGSILIHGEERKVDTPRDAMNLGISMIQQHFSLVPAHTVTENIILGNCKGKIDYKAKEKEIQELADSYHFEVRADEYVKNLTVGAQQKVEILKALYLNAKVLIMDEPTAVLTPQEAETLMQFVKEYVAKGNSVVFITHKMKEVFEVSDRIIVMRNGRICGTVNPEEIGTITETQLAHMMIGHDLEKLQTPGNEDCCQRQKRLTVEKVSIRPENQAPLLSDITFDIHEGEVLGFAGVSGNGQQELCEAIYGARSITEGKITLDGEDISDLSVRERIHHGMGYVASDRFRYGMVADMSLSENMLLKASYLPRWIKKGMIDWKKLDRDTKTAIKDYKIKAPDHSVSAGSLSGGNQQKVVVAREVDMGNNVVIFDQPTRGLDLGAINYVHKTILEEKRQGKSILLVSTELSEIFSLSDRIAVLYKGKIMGIYQNGDLTTEEIGLLMAGYTIEGDDEHEEK; this is encoded by the coding sequence ATGGGAACACCGGCAATTGAATTAAAACATATTACAAAAAGATTTGCAAAAGTGTTGGCGAACGATGATATATCTATGAAAATTGGAGAAGGAGAGGTTGTCGCGCTTCTTGGCGAAAATGGCGCCGGTAAAAGTACGATCATGAAGATCTTATATGGCTTGTACCACGCTACATCTGGGAGCATTTTGATTCATGGGGAAGAAAGAAAAGTTGATACACCAAGAGATGCGATGAATCTGGGAATATCTATGATTCAGCAGCATTTTTCTCTGGTACCGGCTCATACAGTTACAGAAAATATAATTTTAGGTAATTGCAAAGGAAAGATTGACTACAAAGCGAAGGAAAAAGAAATTCAGGAACTCGCAGACAGTTATCATTTTGAAGTCCGTGCAGACGAATATGTGAAGAATCTAACTGTGGGAGCACAGCAAAAAGTCGAGATATTGAAAGCACTTTATCTAAATGCAAAGGTACTGATTATGGATGAACCTACTGCTGTATTGACACCGCAGGAAGCGGAAACTCTGATGCAGTTTGTCAAAGAGTATGTTGCAAAAGGAAATTCTGTTGTTTTTATCACACATAAAATGAAGGAAGTTTTTGAAGTTTCAGATCGGATTATTGTCATGCGAAACGGGCGTATTTGTGGCACCGTAAATCCCGAGGAGATTGGAACGATTACAGAGACTCAGCTGGCACATATGATGATCGGACACGATTTGGAAAAGCTGCAGACTCCCGGGAATGAGGATTGTTGTCAGCGCCAGAAAAGGCTTACAGTCGAAAAGGTTTCGATTCGGCCGGAGAATCAAGCACCGCTGCTTTCTGATATTACATTTGATATCCATGAGGGAGAAGTGTTAGGCTTTGCAGGCGTGTCGGGAAATGGTCAGCAGGAGCTCTGCGAAGCCATATATGGCGCCAGAAGTATTACAGAAGGAAAGATTACACTGGATGGAGAGGATATTTCTGATTTGTCAGTGAGAGAACGTATTCACCATGGAATGGGCTATGTTGCCTCTGACCGTTTTCGTTACGGCATGGTTGCAGATATGTCTTTATCGGAAAACATGTTGTTGAAAGCAAGCTATCTTCCCAGATGGATCAAAAAAGGAATGATTGATTGGAAAAAATTAGACCGGGATACAAAGACAGCAATCAAAGATTATAAAATTAAGGCGCCGGATCATTCTGTCTCTGCGGGAAGTTTGTCAGGCGGAAATCAGCAGAAAGTTGTAGTTGCAAGAGAAGTTGACATGGGCAATAACGTGGTTATTTTTGATCAGCCAACGAGAGGCTTAGATCTGGGTGCAATTAATTATGTACATAAGACCATTCTGGAAGAAAAAAGGCAGGGAAAAAGTATACTTCTGGTTTCGACAGAGTTGTCTGAGATTTTTTCTTTATCTGACCGCATAGCTGTACTTTATAAAGGGAAAATCATGGGGATTTACCAGAACGGAGATCTGACAACGGAAGAAATCGGACTTTTGATGGCAGGCTATACGATTGAGGGGGATGATGAGCATGAAGAGAAATAA
- a CDS encoding ABC transporter permease: MKRNNMKDFILWTILAIVLGLFSSFIFLPLLGVNPFHAVSVMFTETFADTFTMGNILIKTAPLILTGLAFAFTYKANLYNIGAQGQFYTGCICAAAVSLGLGEKLPGVLVILLAMLASMLGGGAVGLLIGFLKAKFNANEFLISMMSTYVITYLMQFLLRTVLQESKHEYLKTDYLDKTTWLPKIIPGTSVSLGIVISIVAAAAIWFVLYKTALGYRLRVTGMNQDAARMSGINPKKQYMIAFTISGAIAGLAGLVEINGMQHMLLTDIDTQIGSYGIGIAILANAHPLGVIPAALLFGFLQVGGTVLGHASDAPASVIDLMQGFVMLFVLMSFFFRRRIELKRMKQQKLAGEGEA; encoded by the coding sequence ATGAAGAGAAATAATATGAAAGATTTCATTCTGTGGACAATTTTAGCTATCGTTCTGGGATTGTTTTCAAGCTTTATTTTCCTGCCTCTACTGGGTGTCAATCCGTTTCATGCAGTGTCTGTCATGTTTACGGAGACGTTCGCGGATACGTTTACGATGGGCAATATTCTGATTAAGACGGCACCTCTTATTTTGACGGGACTTGCCTTTGCATTTACCTACAAGGCAAACTTGTACAATATTGGTGCACAGGGGCAGTTTTACACAGGATGTATCTGTGCAGCGGCAGTATCCCTTGGGCTTGGTGAAAAACTGCCGGGCGTGTTGGTGATTCTTCTTGCAATGCTTGCCAGCATGCTTGGCGGCGGTGCTGTCGGACTGTTGATTGGGTTTTTAAAGGCAAAGTTCAATGCAAATGAATTCTTGATCAGTATGATGTCCACGTATGTGATTACTTACCTTATGCAATTTCTGCTGAGAACAGTGTTGCAGGAATCAAAACATGAGTATCTAAAGACTGATTATCTGGATAAGACAACCTGGCTTCCTAAAATAATTCCCGGGACATCGGTTTCGCTGGGAATTGTGATCTCTATTGTGGCAGCAGCTGCAATTTGGTTTGTTTTATATAAAACAGCTCTGGGATATCGTTTGAGGGTTACAGGTATGAATCAGGATGCGGCTAGAATGTCAGGAATTAATCCGAAGAAACAGTATATGATCGCATTTACAATCAGTGGGGCAATTGCAGGTTTGGCGGGTCTGGTAGAGATCAACGGGATGCAGCATATGTTACTCACGGATATTGATACACAGATTGGCTCTTATGGAATTGGAATTGCGATTCTTGCAAATGCACATCCATTGGGGGTTATTCCGGCAGCCCTGTTGTTTGGTTTCCTTCAGGTCGGCGGAACTGTTCTTGGACATGCGTCGGATGCACCTGCAAGTGTTATTGATCTGATGCAGGGATTTGTGATGCTCTTTGTGTTAATGTCATTCTTTTTTAGAAGAAGAATTGAATTAAAGAGAATGAAACAACAAAAACTGGCAGGAGAGGGGGAAGCATAA
- a CDS encoding BMP family protein codes for MRKRRFLAIFMCTVMTLAMMTGCGGGADNSSSGSSGSSAKKKGEGDYSSMKIVLILPGSIDDQSWNASNNAGAETCNKELGTNIEVVESVPVEEFESTFTEYGEKGYDLVMSAGSQYDEACAAVAPQYPDTIYTVINGTACESDNMVPVFPKEYEGSYLAGIIAGYTTTNGKFATLGGESNAAMVKLMDTYEAMAIKTAEERGISGASSTRSFLNTWTDVSVGKSMTSQMIDNGADTVFCYSNEATSGSIQATAEKDAKFIGYAADKNSESDCVAASVNMNWPNIYPWIIKGVKSGELKGAQEVGVKEGVFEVIYTDQCSDECKKAVEKATDEISDGKIDMEQYFSKK; via the coding sequence ATGAGAAAAAGGAGATTTTTAGCAATATTTATGTGCACCGTGATGACACTGGCAATGATGACGGGATGTGGAGGAGGAGCCGATAACAGTTCGTCCGGATCATCGGGATCATCGGCTAAGAAAAAAGGCGAAGGTGATTACAGTAGTATGAAAATTGTTCTGATCCTTCCGGGAAGCATTGATGATCAGAGTTGGAATGCCAGTAATAATGCAGGTGCCGAAACATGTAATAAAGAACTTGGAACCAATATTGAAGTTGTAGAATCTGTTCCGGTAGAAGAATTTGAGTCCACTTTTACAGAATATGGAGAGAAAGGCTATGACCTGGTTATGTCAGCTGGAAGCCAGTATGATGAAGCCTGCGCAGCAGTTGCTCCGCAGTATCCGGATACGATTTACACTGTGATCAATGGTACGGCCTGTGAGTCGGATAACATGGTTCCGGTGTTTCCAAAAGAGTATGAGGGGTCCTACCTTGCAGGAATCATTGCGGGATATACGACAACGAATGGAAAATTTGCTACACTTGGAGGAGAATCAAACGCTGCAATGGTTAAGCTGATGGATACCTATGAGGCGATGGCGATAAAAACGGCAGAAGAACGTGGAATATCAGGAGCTTCGTCAACCCGTTCATTTTTAAATACATGGACGGATGTCTCTGTTGGAAAGTCAATGACATCACAGATGATCGACAATGGTGCAGATACGGTGTTCTGTTATTCAAATGAAGCGACCTCGGGTTCTATTCAGGCGACAGCAGAGAAGGATGCAAAATTTATCGGATATGCGGCAGACAAAAACAGTGAGAGCGACTGTGTGGCGGCATCGGTGAATATGAATTGGCCAAATATATATCCCTGGATCATCAAAGGAGTCAAAAGTGGTGAATTAAAGGGTGCCCAGGAAGTCGGAGTAAAAGAAGGGGTATTCGAAGTTATCTATACAGATCAGTGCTCAGATGAGTGTAAGAAAGCAGTAGAGAAAGCCACAGATGAAATTTCAGATGGAAAAATTGATATGGAACAGTATTTCTCCAAAAAGTAG
- a CDS encoding ABC transporter permease, protein MGNIVNLLTRAFFMSTPLILGALGEVIAERTGMMVTAVEGIFLIGAWGGFIGAYVTGNLGIGFLLALVCGVLVAMLYGLTTVYMNQHQIVMGTAIAILMTGFCTFFYRVIFGVQTTPLKVKVLDTIKIPLLSKIPVIGPVIFSQNIITYITYLLVPIIFFVLFKTSLGLTLRSCGENPEAADAAGINVRRVRFLAVAVAGGLGGIAGAYYSLCNVGMYTSEIINGRGWIAFGICFLGNWNPVGALIFGVVFGISDAIGVYVKALGVAGLPSELFSALPYLLVIILTVCRKQLKAPEKLGANYIKEN, encoded by the coding sequence ATGGGAAATATTGTGAATTTACTTACAAGAGCATTTTTTATGAGTACGCCTCTGATTCTTGGAGCTTTGGGAGAGGTGATTGCAGAACGAACCGGAATGATGGTTACTGCGGTTGAAGGGATTTTCCTGATTGGAGCCTGGGGTGGTTTTATAGGTGCGTATGTCACGGGAAACCTTGGGATCGGTTTCTTGCTTGCTTTGGTATGCGGAGTTTTAGTGGCAATGCTATACGGTTTAACTACCGTCTATATGAACCAACATCAGATTGTAATGGGTACTGCCATAGCAATCCTTATGACGGGGTTTTGCACATTCTTTTACCGGGTGATTTTCGGTGTACAGACGACACCATTAAAAGTGAAAGTATTGGACACCATAAAAATCCCTTTGTTGTCAAAAATCCCGGTTATAGGACCTGTTATTTTTTCACAGAATATAATAACGTATATCACATATCTGCTGGTTCCGATCATCTTCTTTGTCTTGTTTAAGACGTCATTAGGTCTGACGCTTCGTTCTTGCGGAGAAAATCCGGAGGCAGCGGATGCGGCAGGAATCAATGTCCGACGCGTCCGTTTTCTGGCGGTAGCTGTGGCAGGGGGACTCGGCGGTATAGCAGGGGCATACTATTCCTTATGTAATGTTGGAATGTACACATCAGAGATTATCAATGGGCGTGGCTGGATTGCGTTTGGAATTTGCTTTTTGGGTAACTGGAACCCCGTTGGTGCCTTGATCTTCGGAGTGGTATTTGGTATATCGGATGCAATTGGTGTTTATGTGAAAGCATTAGGGGTGGCAGGGCTTCCCAGTGAGCTATTTAGCGCACTTCCGTACTTGCTGGTCATTATACTGACAGTCTGTAGAAAACAGTTAAAAGCACCGGAAAAACTGGGAGCAAATTATATAAAAGAAAACTGA
- a CDS encoding carbohydrate ABC transporter permease produces MGNKKFIGLGNFIEAFHDEKFINSLIFTLKYAVIVTPCLFIVAFALALLVNQNFKGVTIFRTIYFAPVVISMTTCSLVWLWIYNDLYGVLNYILDKLGIISENILWMNSADTSLPAIVFMITWKMAGFTMLILIGAFQTIDEEVYEAASIDGASKIQKFTRITLPMIKSYIALAMIISVIGSVLAFEQFSIMTKGGPSSSTTTTVHYIYNTSFKYFHFGYGSAISMILLVILLGLSYFQMAALKDPTDN; encoded by the coding sequence ATGGGAAATAAGAAATTTATAGGACTTGGAAATTTTATAGAAGCGTTTCATGATGAAAAGTTCATAAATTCTCTTATATTTACACTGAAATACGCAGTTATTGTTACGCCATGTCTTTTTATTGTGGCGTTTGCACTTGCCTTATTGGTGAATCAAAACTTTAAGGGGGTTACAATCTTTCGGACAATTTACTTTGCACCGGTTGTTATCTCAATGACAACTTGTAGTCTGGTATGGCTATGGATTTATAATGATTTATATGGTGTTTTAAATTATATTCTGGATAAATTGGGAATTATTTCTGAAAACATTTTATGGATGAATTCGGCAGATACATCCCTTCCTGCTATTGTGTTTATGATTACATGGAAGATGGCAGGTTTTACTATGTTAATATTAATCGGAGCATTTCAGACGATTGATGAAGAAGTGTATGAAGCAGCAAGCATAGATGGTGCATCCAAAATTCAAAAGTTTACAAGGATCACGCTTCCGATGATTAAATCGTATATTGCATTGGCAATGATCATTTCCGTAATTGGTTCTGTGCTGGCATTCGAACAATTTAGTATTATGACTAAGGGAGGCCCCTCCTCGTCTACAACGACGACAGTTCACTATATCTATAATACATCGTTTAAATATTTTCATTTTGGATATGGTTCTGCAATATCTATGATTTTATTGGTGATATTGCTTGGGTTAAGCTATTTTCAGATGGCTGCACTAAAAGATCCTACGGATAATTAG
- a CDS encoding response regulator transcription factor, with protein MRIVIVDDEPKIRNGLNNLLNKREGWEVIGVYEGARKALLDISEKRPDVIITDIKMPEFNGLDLIAHIRERDSRIAIVILSGYGEFTFAQRAIELGVYRYLTKPTKPRELIQVLKEIEQKQISDDKKEDFREGQVQEKDIPNLLVRQAVDYIELYFSGKIGLKIIAEELYISPNYLSELFKKNMGMNLSDYLLEYRMKKAKEYLLQPEYKVSDVSKMVGFQDSRYFSITFKKMNQITPLEFRNSKHPLKS; from the coding sequence ATGAGGATTGTTATAGTAGATGATGAACCGAAAATCAGGAATGGATTAAATAATTTGCTGAATAAAAGAGAAGGATGGGAGGTGATCGGAGTCTATGAGGGTGCCAGAAAAGCGCTGTTAGACATAAGTGAGAAAAGACCAGATGTCATCATAACAGATATTAAAATGCCGGAATTTAATGGGCTGGACCTCATTGCACATATTCGAGAGAGAGATAGTCGTATTGCGATTGTGATTTTAAGCGGCTATGGGGAATTTACATTTGCACAGAGGGCGATTGAGCTTGGTGTATACCGATATCTCACCAAGCCTACGAAACCAAGAGAATTAATTCAGGTATTAAAAGAGATTGAACAAAAACAAATTTCAGATGATAAGAAAGAGGATTTTCGAGAAGGACAGGTGCAGGAAAAGGATATTCCAAACTTGTTGGTTCGTCAGGCAGTGGATTATATTGAACTGTACTTTTCGGGAAAAATCGGTTTGAAAATAATCGCAGAAGAATTGTATATCTCCCCCAATTATCTGTCAGAACTTTTTAAGAAGAATATGGGTATGAATTTGTCAGATTACCTTTTAGAGTATCGAATGAAAAAAGCAAAGGAATACCTGCTTCAACCGGAGTATAAAGTATCGGATGTGTCTAAGATGGTTGGATTTCAAGATTCAAGATATTTTAGCATTACATTCAAAAAGATGAATCAGATCACACCATTAGAATTCAGAAACAGTAAACACCCCTTGAAATCGTGA